The following coding sequences lie in one Peromyscus maniculatus bairdii isolate BWxNUB_F1_BW_parent chromosome 3, HU_Pman_BW_mat_3.1, whole genome shotgun sequence genomic window:
- the Rpusd3 gene encoding mitochondrial mRNA pseudouridine synthase RPUSD3: MRPCFAPVMGSWRVWSWVSGTWRPGLKVGARRRDADFGTEARRRPQPQGSSKRKNPVEDEPFPGLLRTENLGPEELAEVLRAAVVDQKGPLVTLNKPQGLPVTGRPGELTLVSVLPQLSQALGLGHRELQVVRAPGKEASGLVLLSSCPQTASHLQKFFVHSRRTRRPTATYCAITDGIPEPSEGTVHVALKLERMDGVDLAVPVTSPSRKAILEGVKRTLSHFHVMATGCGCALVQLQPLTVFPSQLQVHMALQLCPVLGDHTYAARVGTVLGQRFLWPAETTKPQTQVLDEALLRRLHLRPSQVAQMPLHLHLHRLLLPGPRSRDPPRELLAPLPSYFSRSLRCLRLSHQAVLDPQLEDGRGRAVTQLRDSGVGAEHSQGPKIKSP, from the exons ATGCGTCCGTGCTTTGCTCCGGTGATGGGTTCCTGGCGTGTTTGGAGTTGGGTCTCTGGGACCTGGCGTCCCGGGCTGAAGGTTGGCGCACGGCGGAGAGATGCAGACTTCGGCACCGAGGCCCG aCGTCGGCCTCAACCTCAAGGTTCTAGCAAGCGCAAGAACCCAGTGGAGGACGAGCCCTTCCCGGGGCTTCTGCGGACAGAGAACCTCGGCCCGGAGGAGCTGGCTGAAGTCCTGAGGGCAGCTGTGGTGGATCAGAAAG GACCTCTGGTGACACTGAACAAGCCACAGGGTCTGCCCGTGACAG GGAGACCTGGGGAGCTGACGTTAGTTTCTGTACTGCCACAGCTGAGCCAGGCCCTGGGGCTCGGGCACCGGGAGCTCCAGGTTGTGCGAGCGCCTGGAAA GGAGGCCTCTGGACTTGTGCTCCTCTCCAGCTGTCCCCAGACAGCTAGCCACTTGCAGAAGTTCTTCGTCCACTCAAGGAGAACCCGGAGACCCACAGCCACCTACTG tgCCATCACTGATGGCATCCCTGAGCCTTCTGAGGGGACCGTCCACGTGGCTCTGAAGCTGGAACGCATGGATGGCGTTGATCTT GCAGTCCCGGTGACATCGCCATCTCGAAAGGCCATCCTAGAAGGTGTCAAGAGGACCCTCAGCCATTTCCATGTGATGGCCACAGGCTGTGGCTGTGCCCTGGTCCAGCTGCAGCCACTGACAG TGTTCCCCAGTCAGCTGCAGGTGCACATGGCCCTacagctctgcccagtgcttgggGACCATACCTATGCTGCTCGAGTGGGCACCGTCCTGGGCCAGCGCTTTCTGTGGCCAGCCGAGACCACCAAGCCCCAGACACAG GTCCTGGATGAAGCTCTCCTCAGACGCCTCCACCTGCGTCCTTCCCAGGTGGCCCAGATGCCCCTGCACCTGCACCTGCACCGCCTCCTCCTCCCGGGCCCCAGATCCAGGGACCCGCCCAGGGAACTTCTGGCACCCCTGCCCTCCTACTTCTCTCGGTCCCTGCGGTGCCTACGGCTCTCCCATCAGGCAGTGCTTGACCCCCAACTGGAAGACGGAAGAGGAAGGGCCGTGACCCAGCTCAGGGACAGTGGGGTTGGTGCCGAGCACAGTCAAGGTCCTAAGATCAAATCTCCTTAG